A genomic segment from Glycine soja cultivar W05 chromosome 20, ASM419377v2, whole genome shotgun sequence encodes:
- the LOC114401591 gene encoding uncharacterized protein LOC114401591, translating to MVFTCSEKEESMAMGPERSKPLHNFMLPCLKWGGQRHLRCTKHPSDSSSADAAGDRRSPAPREFDSPPPPLTNADTRTRLTRPRFLVGDEGIDAVREKLMLDLKTEADRMKDAILGKEVAEYNNDVEMNDAPPPPVTGVRMKDAILGKEVAEYNNGVEMNDAPPLPVTGVRTWNLRTRRAPVAGDKGVRIDERRGGGGGSSLSPLRMKSPKLRGSPEKEERRPVKFSLTLAKKEIEEDFMRIVGHRPPRRPKKRPRNVQKQLDTLFPGQWLSEVCADSYKVPDDAETGKR from the exons ATGGTGTTTACGTGTTCGGAGAAAGAAGAGAGCATGGCTATGGGACCCGAGAGATCGAAGCCTCTTCACAATTTCATGTTGCCTTGTTTGAAGTGGGGGGGTCAGCGCCACCTCCGCTGCACCAAACACCCCTCCGACTCCTCCTCCGCCGACGCCGCCGGAGATCGCCGATCTCCGGCGCCGCGCGAATTCGACTCGCCGCCCCCGCCGCTCACTAATGCTGACACCCGAACGCGCCTCACGCGGCCGCGGTTCCTCGTCGGCGACGAGGGGATCGACGCCGTCAGGGAAAAGCTCATGCTTGATCTCAAGACCGAGGCCGATAGGATGAAGGACGCGATTCTCGGCAAGGAGGTTGCAGAATACAATAATGATGTCGAGATGAACGACGCACCGCCGCCGCCGGTTACTGGAGTTAGGATGAAGGATGCGATTCTCGGCAAGGAGGTTGCAGAATATAATAATGGTGTCGAGATGAACGACGCGCCGCCGCTGCCGGTTACTGGAGTGAGGACGTGGAATCTGCGGACGCGGCGGGCTCCGGTGGCCGGAGACAAGGGAGTGAGGATTGACGAGAGGAGGGGTGGTGGCGGTGGGTCGTCGTTATCGCCGTTGAGGATGAAGTCGCCGAAATTGAGAGGGTCGCCGGAGAAGGAAGAGCGGCGGCCGGTGAAGTTTTCTCTGACGCTGGCGAAGAAGGAGATTGAGGAGGATTTTATGAGGATTGTGGGCCACCGGCCTCCCCGCCGGCCCAAGAAGAGGCCCAGAAATGTGCAGAAGCAATTGGAT ACCCTTTTCCCTGGCCAGTGGTTGTCGGAGGTTTGTGCCGATTCCTACAAGGTTCCGGATGATGCTGAGACTGGCAAG AGGTAG
- the LOC114403209 gene encoding cysteine--tRNA ligase 2, cytoplasmic-like, whose amino-acid sequence MAEEQAEFRIYNSMSQQKEIFKTKVPGKVSMYVCGVTAYDFSHLGHARAAVSFDILFRYLKHLDYEITYVRNFTDVDDKIIKRANETGEDPLMLSNRFCDEYNADMADLQCKTPSKEPRVSEHLNEIKDMITQIISNGYAYEVDGDVFYAVDKCPNYGMLSGQRLEHNRAGERVAVDSRKRHPADFALWKAAKPGEPSWDSPWGPGRPGWHIECSAMSACYLTHKFDIHGGGIDLIFPHHENEIAQSWAADHESHVSYWMHNGHVTNNNEKMSKSLGNFFTIRQITERYHPLALRHFLISAHYRSPLNYSISQLENSSDAIYYIFQTLQDCKDAVSPLLQGETEKNEKVPQINEAAKECIKKLNVEFQTKMSDDLQTPVILTGALQEALKFVNTSLKMLKKKMQKRAQLQLIQSLLEVEKEVGKVLDVLGLLSSKSYAEVLHQLKDKALNRAGLTEDEVLHLIEERTQARINKDFAKSDKMRADLATKGIALMDVGNEIIWRPCIPSEPLVAEVVHRDQRAPTVEEKQSSSSVNQKVDEIPGGREGNDLHTTT is encoded by the exons ATGGCGGAGGAGCAAGCTGAATTCAGGATTTACAATTCGATGAGTCAGCAGAAAGAGATCTTCAAAACCAAAGTCCCCGGCAAGGTTTCCATGTACGTTTGCGGAGTCACTGCCTACGACTTCAGCCATCTCGGTCACGCTCGCGCCGCCGTTTCCTTCGATATCCTCTTCAG GTACCTTAAGCACTTGGACTATGAGATTACATATGTGCGGAATTTCACTGATGTTGATGACAAG ATAATAAAGCGAGCAAATGAGACCGGGGAGGATCCATTGATGTTGAGCAACCGTTTTTGTGATGAATACAATGCTGATATGGCTGATCTTCAGTGCAAGACACCATCTAAGGAACCTCGTGTTTCTGAACACCTTAACGAGATAAAGGACATGATAACCcag ATTATCAGCAATGGCTATGCGTACGAAGTTGATGGCGATGTTTTCTATGCTGTTGATAAATGCCCAAATTATGGTATGCTATCTGGACAAAGGCTAGAACATAATAGAGCTGGAGAACGAGTAGCTGTGGACTCAAGAAAGCGTCACCCAGCTGATTTTGCATTGTGGAAG GCTGCTAAACCAGGTGAGCCTAGCTGGGACAGCCCTTGGGGTCCTGGAAGACCTGGGTGGCACATTGAATGCAGTGCAATGAGTGCTTGTTATTTAACTCATAAATTTGATATCCATGGTGGTGGAATTGATTTAATCTTTCCTCATCATGAAAATGAGATTGCACAGAGCTGGGCTGCAGACCATGAGAGCCATGTCAGTTATTGGATGCATAATGGGCATGTCACTAATAACAATGAAAAGATGTCAAAATCCTTAGGCAACTTTTTCACTATTCGCCAG ATCACTGAGCGTTACCATCCACTTGCTTTGAGGCACTTTTTGATTAGTGCCCATTACAGATCTCCACTAAATTACTCAATCTCACAGCTGGAGAACTCATCAGATGCTATTTACTATATATTTCAG ACTCTTCAAGATTGTAAAGATGCTGTATCACCATTACTTCAAGGGGAAACTGAGAAGAATGAAAAGGTACCTCAAATTAATGAGGCTGCCAAGGAATGCATTAAGAAGTTGAATGTTGAGTTTCAAACAAAAATGTCAGATGACTTGCAGACACCAGTGATACTAACTGGTGCTCTCCAAGAGGCCTTAAAATTTGTGAACACTTCTTTAAAGATGTTGAAG aagaaaatgcagaaaagagCTCAGTTGCAATTGATTCAATCCTTATTGGAAGTGGAGAAAGAAGTTGGAAAAGTTTTGGACGTCCTAGGATTATTGTCCTCTAAATCTTATGCCGAG GTTCTGCATCAGTTAAAAGATAAGGCATTGAACAGAGCAGGTCTGACAGAAGATGAAGTGCTACATCTGATAGAAGAACGAACTCAAGCTAGGATTAATAAGGATTTCGCCAAAAGTGATAAGATGAGGGCTGATTTGGCTACCAAGGGCATTGCACTTATGGATGTGGGCAACGAAATAATTTGGAGACCATGCATCCCGAGTGAACCACTTGTTGCAGAAGTTGTTCATAGAGACCAGAGGGCACCTACAGTTGAAGAAAAGCAGTCCTCATCTTCAGTGAATCAAAAAGTGGATGAGATACCTGGCGGTCGAGAAGGGAATGACCTACATACAACAACATGA